The Hydrogenothermus marinus DNA segment TTTTATAGATCAGAAAGATTTAAAATCTGAAAATTTAGAAGAAGGAAAAACAATAGAAATAAACCCTAAGAAAATTTTCATAACAGTTAATAAAGTTCCTTTTTATGAATGTGATATTAGAAATTATGATGACATTTTAATTGGAAGGATAAAAAAGATTTTTGATCTTGGAGAAAGTTTAGATATTAAAGAAAATGTTTTTCAAAAGGAGTAGAAATGGCAATAATCTTAGATGGTAAAAAAGTTGCCCAAAAAATAAAAAAAGAGTTAAAAAAAGAAGTAGAAGAATATATAAAAAAAGGATTAAGAAATCCAACCTTAGCTGTAGTATTAGTTGGAAATGACCCTGCAAGTCAAGTTTATGTAAGAAATAAAAGAAAATCATGTGAAGAAGTTGGAATTAAATCAATGTATATACATCTTGAAGAAGAAACACCTGAAGAAGAACTTTTAAGGATAATAGACAAACTAAACAAAGATGAAGAAGTTGATGGAATACTTGTACAACTTCCACTTCCAAGACATATTAATACATCAAATATAATTATGGCAATAAATCCAGAAAAAGATGTAGATGGGTTTCATCCTGATAATGTAGGGAAACTTGCTACAGGCTTAAAAGATGCAATAATACCTTGTACCCCTCTTGGTATATGGCTTTTATTAAAAGAATACAATATAGAAACATACAAAAAAGATGTTGTTATAGTTGGAGCAAGTAATATAGTAGGAAAGCCTATGTCCCTTTTATTCTTAAAAAATGAAGAAGCAACTGTTACAGTCTGTCATAGAAATACAAAAAATTTAGAAAAACATACAAAAAATGCAGAAATTTTAGTAGTAGCAGTAGGAAAACCAAATTTAATAACTTCTGATATGGTTAAAGAAAATGTAGTAGTTGTTGATGTTGGAATAAATAAACTTGAAGACGGAAGATTAGTAGGAGATACAGATTTTGAAAATATAAAACATAAAGCTTTTGCAATAACCCCTGTTCCTGGTGGAGTTGGGCCTATGACAGTAGCATCTTTATTAATAAATACCATAAGTGTATATAGACAGAAATTTGGATTTTCTAAACATCCTTTAACTGATATTTAACATAGAAAATAAACTGAAAATTAGATTTTATTAGGATTAATATTAAAAACAATAGAGGATTAAAATGGCAGATTTTACAAAAGCAGGAAGTGATAGAGGAGATTTTGAAAAGCAGTTAAAACATCATTTAATATCTGCAAATTATACATACCATGCATATATGGCTAATATAGATGATTTAACAGAAGAAGAGCTTAAAGCAGATTTAGAAGAATATCTTGATCAGATATCAATGGAAATAATACCTTTAATAAAAATGGCTGAAAGTTTAGAGGAAGAAAAATTTATTGAAAAGGCACTGAAAATAAAGGAAATTTATAATAATCTTGTAGATGAAATAAAAGCAAGACTTGAAACTAAATGAGGTAAATCTTGGGATTAAAAGATTTCTTAGATAAGCTAACAGGAAGAAAGAAACTAAATATAGAAAAAGGAGAATGGATTAACTGCCCTAAATGTAAAAATCTGCTTTACAGCCAGGATTTAATTAAAAATCTAAAGATATGTCCCCATTGTGGATACACATTTAGAATGTCTGCAAAAGAAAGGGTAGATCTGCTTTTAGATGAAGTTAAAACTTATGATTTATTTCCTGACATAAAACCAAAGGATATTTTAGGTTTTAAAGATACAAAAAAATACAAAGATAGATTAAAAGAATATCAGAAAAAAACCGGTTTAAATGATGCAATAATAATTGCAAATGGAAATATTTATGATAGAGAAATAGTTGTTGCTGCTATGGATTTTAGGTTTATGGGCGGAAGTATGGGAAGTGTTGTTGGTGCTAAATTTGTAAGAGGTGCAGAGTTTGCAATAGAAAAAAAGATACCATTTATCGCTATAACTGCATCAGGTGGAGCAAGGATGCAAGAAGGGATTATATCTTTAATGCAGATGGCTAAAACTTCAATGGCAGTAAATAGATTAAATAAAGAAGGAATTTTATATATATCAATTCTTACTGATCCTACAATGGGAGGAGTTTCTGCAAGCTTTGCTTTTTTAGGAGATATTATAATTGCAGAGCCTGAAAGTTTAATAGGGTTTGCAGGACCAAGGGTAATACAAGAAACAATTAAACAACAACTACCAGAAGGATTCCAAACTGCAGAATTTTTACTTGAAAAAGGCCAGATTGATATGGTAGTTCCAAGGCAAAATCTAAAAAAAACAGTATATACTCTAATAAAACAAACTCAAGGTTAAAAATTGAAAATCATAGGTATTGTAGGTGCCCATAATAGTGGCAAAACTACTTTTATCTCAAAGCTTATTACAAAACTAAAAGAAAAAGGATATAAAGTAGTAGCTATTAAACATGATCCAAAAGGAAAAGCAAAAGTAGATACAGAAGGAAAAGATAGTTATAAATTCCAAGAAGCAGGAGCAGATCAAGTAATATTAGTTTCTCCTACCAAAATAACAACTTTTAACAAAATAGAAAAAGAATTACATCCAAATGAGATAATAGAAAAGTTTGTAAATAAATCGGCAGATTTAGTAATACTTGAAGGATTTAAATGGTATAAAGGATTTGATAAATTTGAAGTAATAAGAAAAGAAGAAAGTAGAGAACTTCTTTTAAAGGATAATGAAGAGCTAAAAGGTGTAATTACAGATTATTATCCTTTTAATCCTTCATTTGATATAAATAATGTAAATGATTTTATAAAATATTTGGAAAACAATTATTTAAAAGGAGATTAAAATTGCAGATAGGAATTATTGGCGTTGGTAATATGGGAGAGGCTATACTAAAAGGCTTAATATCTGTTGTAAATCCGGAAAATATATATGTTTCAGATATAAATCAAGAAAGACTAAATTATATAGAAAAAAAATATAAAGTTAAAAGCTTAAAAAATGAAGAATTAGTTAAAAATTCAGATATTATATTTTTGGTAGTAAAACCAAAAGATTTTGAAAATACTGCAAATCAAATCAAAGTTATATCAGATAATAAAATAATAATTTCATCAATAGCTGGCCTAAAAATAGAGAAAATTAAAAATATTCTAAATAAAAGTTATATTGTTAGAATAATGCCAAATACACCTGCATCAGTTAAAGAAAGTGCAACTGGCATATCTTTTGAAAATAACTTTCCTGAAGAAAAAAAAGAGATTGTAATAAATCTTATAAACAGCTTTGGAAAAGGCTTTGTTATATCAGAAGATTTAATGGATGCTTTTACAGGTCTTTCAGGAAGCGGTCCAGCATACATTTTAACTATAGTAGATGCTTTAGCTCAAGCAGGTGTAAAACAAGGATTTAGCTACAATCAAGCTTT contains these protein-coding regions:
- the proC gene encoding pyrroline-5-carboxylate reductase; its protein translation is MQIGIIGVGNMGEAILKGLISVVNPENIYVSDINQERLNYIEKKYKVKSLKNEELVKNSDIIFLVVKPKDFENTANQIKVISDNKIIISSIAGLKIEKIKNILNKSYIVRIMPNTPASVKESATGISFENNFPEEKKEIVINLINSFGKGFVISEDLMDAFTGLSGSGPAYILTIVDALAQAGVKQGFSYNQALNIVIQTLKGTAILLEETKEHPASLRDKITSPAGTTIYGLHALEKGKIRDTLINCVEEATKRSKELS
- the mobB gene encoding molybdopterin-guanine dinucleotide biosynthesis protein B — protein: MKIIGIVGAHNSGKTTFISKLITKLKEKGYKVVAIKHDPKGKAKVDTEGKDSYKFQEAGADQVILVSPTKITTFNKIEKELHPNEIIEKFVNKSADLVILEGFKWYKGFDKFEVIRKEESRELLLKDNEELKGVITDYYPFNPSFDINNVNDFIKYLENNYLKGD
- the accD gene encoding acetyl-CoA carboxylase, carboxyltransferase subunit beta encodes the protein MGLKDFLDKLTGRKKLNIEKGEWINCPKCKNLLYSQDLIKNLKICPHCGYTFRMSAKERVDLLLDEVKTYDLFPDIKPKDILGFKDTKKYKDRLKEYQKKTGLNDAIIIANGNIYDREIVVAAMDFRFMGGSMGSVVGAKFVRGAEFAIEKKIPFIAITASGGARMQEGIISLMQMAKTSMAVNRLNKEGILYISILTDPTMGGVSASFAFLGDIIIAEPESLIGFAGPRVIQETIKQQLPEGFQTAEFLLEKGQIDMVVPRQNLKKTVYTLIKQTQG
- the folD gene encoding bifunctional methylenetetrahydrofolate dehydrogenase/methenyltetrahydrofolate cyclohydrolase FolD, yielding MAIILDGKKVAQKIKKELKKEVEEYIKKGLRNPTLAVVLVGNDPASQVYVRNKRKSCEEVGIKSMYIHLEEETPEEELLRIIDKLNKDEEVDGILVQLPLPRHINTSNIIMAINPEKDVDGFHPDNVGKLATGLKDAIIPCTPLGIWLLLKEYNIETYKKDVVIVGASNIVGKPMSLLFLKNEEATVTVCHRNTKNLEKHTKNAEILVVAVGKPNLITSDMVKENVVVVDVGINKLEDGRLVGDTDFENIKHKAFAITPVPGGVGPMTVASLLINTISVYRQKFGFSKHPLTDI